GAGGAACACTTGCAGAGCGCCAACAAAAACTGAACAAGCACATGCACACACTCTCCAAGTTAGCAGATATGCATAATATTTGCGTGTATGTGACGAATCAAGTGCAAGTTGATCCTGCACAATTCTTTGGAGATCCCACCAAAGCAGTTGGAGGGAATATTGTGGGTCACGCATCAACGTTTAGAATTTATCTGCGAAAGGGTAAGAAGGGAACGAGAGTAGCAAAACTCATTGATGCGCCTAACCTTCCTGATGGCGAAGCGAGCTTTGTTGTCAAGGAAGAGGGTATTAAAGACGTTTAAAAGTGCTTTTTACTCTTTTCAATTTTTTCTCGTTTCTTTTTGCACAATTTTTAAAAAGCAGGGGGAGTTCTGTTTTCTCATGTGCGTAAGCGCAGATGTATACAACACTAAGAGGTACATAAATGCAACAATCAAGTCCACCAGTTCAAGTAGGAGACGAATTTGATGTCTCTATTGAGGCCGTCGGTGAAAAAGGAGATGGCATAGCAAAAGTAAAAGGTTTCGTTTTGTTCGTTGCGAACACAAAGGAAGGCGAGCATTGCCGTGTTCGTGTTACTAAAGTGCTTACCAAAGTAGGTTTTGCAGAAAAAATAGGTGAAGCTCTCAACCCACCTAAGCCAAAAAAGGAATACGGTCCTGTGGCACAACCAATCGCAAAGCCAGAATATGAAGATACTGAGGATTTCGGAGAAGAATTAGAAGAAGATTCGACGATTCCTCAAGAGCAATCCGTGTCAGAGGAGTCATCTGATGAACAACCCTCTTCTCAAGAGAGTTCTTCTGCACAGTCTGCTTCTGAAGAAGAG
Above is a window of Candidatus Woesearchaeota archaeon DNA encoding:
- a CDS encoding TRAM domain-containing protein translates to MQQSSPPVQVGDEFDVSIEAVGEKGDGIAKVKGFVLFVANTKEGEHCRVRVTKVLTKVGFAEKIGEALNPPKPKKEYGPVAQPIAKPEYEDTEDFGEELEEDSTIPQEQSVSEESSDEQPSSQESSSAQSASEEE